The following proteins come from a genomic window of Chryseobacterium glaciei:
- a CDS encoding RNA polymerase sigma factor, with protein sequence MKSKSDSLLISLYQEGDESALSTLIHRHQRELFTFIFYKINDEDLANDVFQDTFMKIILMLKEGRYNEEGKFILWAKRIAYNLIIDHFRLKSKNIKVSETTFETDEYSIFDLIREPSENIEDQLVTNQIQEDLLRMLQFLPQNQQEVIKLRFFDGLSFKEIADHTDMSINTTLGRVRYALINLRKIMDENNIILTR encoded by the coding sequence ATGAAATCAAAATCGGATAGTTTATTAATTTCCCTTTACCAGGAAGGAGACGAGTCGGCATTATCTACGCTTATTCACCGTCACCAAAGAGAGCTTTTTACATTCATTTTTTATAAAATTAATGATGAGGATCTAGCTAATGATGTTTTTCAGGATACTTTCATGAAAATCATTCTAATGCTGAAAGAAGGCCGTTACAACGAAGAAGGAAAATTCATCCTTTGGGCAAAAAGAATTGCCTACAATCTTATTATAGACCATTTCAGACTAAAATCTAAGAACATCAAAGTTTCAGAAACTACTTTTGAGACCGACGAATATTCTATTTTTGATCTTATCAGAGAACCTTCTGAAAATATTGAAGATCAATTGGTTACTAATCAAATTCAGGAAGACTTGTTGAGAATGTTACAATTTTTACCTCAAAATCAACAGGAGGTAATTAAATTAAGATTTTTTGACGGATTAAGCTTTAAAGAAATCGCAGATCATACGGATATGAGCATCAATACCACGTTGGGAAGAGTACGCTATGCTTTAATAAACCTGAGAAAAATCATGGATGAGAATAATATCATCCTAACGAGATAA
- a CDS encoding YjjG family noncanonical pyrimidine nucleotidase — MKIQHIFFDLDNTLWDHRKNAYLTIKTLFEAQEITLKYNIDFEEFHAVYHEINEKLWEDIRDGLIGKEYLREHRFYDTFKHFGVENKELSMYFEEHFLDKILNHNELVEGAEYILEYLKSKHYTLHIISNGFKEVTERKCILSGIAHYFHTITSADSVGVRKPNPEIFEYSLGLSNAKKEESILIGDDWIADVVGSQNFGIDVIFFDVYRENKQEEGLKAITHLLQIKEYL; from the coding sequence ATGAAAATTCAGCACATTTTTTTTGATCTCGACAATACGCTTTGGGATCACCGTAAGAACGCCTATCTTACCATCAAAACACTCTTTGAAGCACAGGAAATAACTTTAAAATACAATATTGATTTTGAAGAATTTCATGCTGTTTATCATGAGATCAATGAAAAACTTTGGGAAGATATAAGAGACGGACTCATCGGAAAAGAATATTTGAGAGAGCATCGTTTTTATGATACTTTCAAACATTTTGGAGTTGAGAATAAAGAACTTTCCATGTATTTTGAGGAGCATTTTTTAGATAAAATTCTCAATCATAATGAATTGGTAGAAGGTGCAGAGTATATCTTGGAATACTTAAAATCTAAACATTATACGCTTCATATTATCTCCAACGGCTTCAAGGAAGTCACCGAAAGAAAATGTATTCTGTCGGGTATTGCACATTATTTCCATACCATTACAAGCGCCGATTCTGTTGGTGTAAGAAAACCTAATCCTGAAATTTTCGAATATTCTTTAGGCTTATCAAATGCTAAAAAAGAAGAAAGTATTTTGATAGGTGACGATTGGATTGCCGATGTTGTAGGATCTCAAAACTTTGGAATTGATGTTATTTTCTTTGATGTTTATAGAGAGAATAAACAAGAAGAAGGTTTGAAGGCTATCACGCATCTTTTACAAATCAAAGAATATTTATAA
- the trpS gene encoding tryptophan--tRNA ligase, with protein MSRILTGIQATGTPHLGNLLGAIIPAVELSKQEGNESFLFIANLHSLTQIKDAKELKQNTYEIAAAWLACGLDTEKTFFYRQSDIPETCELSWHLSCFFPYQRLTLAHSFKDKADRLQDVNAGLFTYPILMAADILLYDAEIVPVGKDQLQHLEIARDVASRFNNQMGEVLVLPQSELQEDTKYVPGVDGHKMSKSRGNIINIFLPEKELKKQVMSIESDSKSLEEPKDPETDKTFAIYQLVATPEQTEELRAKYLAGNFGYGHAKKELLDLILERFEKERELFSYYMNNLDELETKLQEGAGKTRAIATETIKRVRESLGI; from the coding sequence ATGTCAAGAATTCTTACCGGCATACAAGCCACCGGAACACCACACCTTGGAAACTTGTTGGGTGCTATTATTCCTGCTGTTGAGCTATCAAAACAGGAAGGAAATGAATCATTTTTATTCATCGCAAATCTGCATTCATTAACGCAGATTAAAGACGCGAAAGAATTGAAACAAAACACCTACGAAATAGCTGCGGCTTGGCTTGCTTGTGGACTAGATACCGAAAAAACATTCTTTTACAGACAGAGTGACATCCCTGAAACCTGTGAATTATCTTGGCATTTATCATGTTTTTTTCCTTATCAGAGATTGACTTTGGCACATTCATTTAAAGATAAAGCAGACAGATTACAGGACGTAAATGCAGGTTTGTTTACGTATCCAATTTTGATGGCTGCCGATATTTTATTATATGATGCAGAGATTGTACCTGTAGGAAAAGATCAGCTTCAACATTTAGAAATTGCCCGTGATGTAGCTTCGAGATTTAATAATCAGATGGGTGAAGTTCTAGTTTTGCCACAATCTGAGCTTCAGGAAGACACAAAATATGTTCCCGGAGTTGACGGACATAAAATGTCTAAATCAAGAGGAAACATCATCAATATTTTCTTGCCTGAAAAGGAATTGAAAAAACAGGTGATGAGCATTGAGTCAGATTCAAAATCATTAGAAGAACCAAAAGATCCGGAAACAGATAAAACATTTGCTATTTATCAATTGGTTGCAACACCTGAACAAACCGAAGAATTAAGAGCTAAATATTTAGCCGGAAATTTTGGTTACGGACACGCAAAAAAAGAACTTTTGGATTTGATTTTAGAAAGATTTGAGAAAGAAAGAGAGTTATTCTCTTATTACATGAACAATCTTGATGAATTAGAAACAAAACTTCAGGAAGGTGCAGGAAAAACAAGAGCAATCGCTACTGAAACCATCAAAAGAGTAAGAGAAAGTTTAGGAATTTAA
- a CDS encoding SanA/YdcF family protein, translated as MKKLIKTTFKIFLLLIVAGFIFIAWANYSIKKESDASVSYNISDVPETKTALLLGTSKNLNSGLPNAYFYNRIQAAIDLYKSGKIKYIIVSGDNSTKDYNEPEDMLLTLMKYGIPQDRIFLDHAGFRTLDSVVRAKEIFGQTKLVIISQKFHNERAVFLAKKNGIEAYGYNAKDVNKYAGFKTNMREYLAKAKAYWDLIFGVEPKFGGEKILIP; from the coding sequence ATGAAAAAACTAATAAAAACTACATTTAAAATATTCCTGCTTCTTATTGTTGCAGGATTTATTTTTATCGCTTGGGCGAATTACAGCATCAAAAAAGAAAGTGATGCGTCCGTATCCTACAATATCTCTGATGTTCCCGAAACAAAAACAGCTTTACTTTTAGGAACAAGCAAAAATTTAAACAGCGGACTTCCCAACGCCTATTTCTACAATAGAATACAAGCAGCAATAGATCTTTACAAAAGCGGAAAGATAAAATACATCATCGTAAGTGGAGATAACAGCACAAAAGATTACAACGAGCCAGAAGATATGTTATTAACCTTAATGAAATACGGAATTCCACAAGACAGGATTTTCTTGGATCATGCCGGTTTCAGAACATTGGATTCTGTTGTTAGGGCTAAAGAAATTTTTGGTCAAACGAAATTGGTTATTATTTCACAAAAGTTTCACAACGAAAGAGCAGTGTTTCTAGCCAAGAAAAACGGAATTGAAGCATACGGGTACAACGCTAAAGATGTTAATAAATATGCTGGTTTTAAAACTAATATGAGAGAATATTTAGCTAAAGCCAAAGCATATTGGGATCTTATTTTTGGAGTTGAACCAAAATTTGGAGGAGAAAAGATTTTGATTCCTTAA